In Nocardioides marinus, one DNA window encodes the following:
- a CDS encoding EcsC family protein, producing the protein MSRSRSVATMVGRRLAPKVAGAAPGVTETFVREALERAIRGVGPLPGAAAAAEAQLREQDGDVDRAVHEVIENHVRYAGAQGFLTNLGGVVTAAVAIPANITGLALVQCRMIAGIAHLRGYDLDDPRVRNAVLACLLGADQVDALLDRGTLPAPPMALATAPVADPALDRRLATEVGSDIIARMTGKRLAVVVGRRVPVVGGVVGMGADGYATWRIGRYADRELLPRATR; encoded by the coding sequence GTGAGCAGAAGCCGCAGCGTGGCCACGATGGTCGGCCGCCGACTCGCCCCGAAGGTCGCCGGTGCGGCCCCCGGGGTGACCGAGACCTTCGTCCGCGAGGCGCTGGAGCGGGCGATCCGCGGCGTCGGGCCGCTGCCGGGCGCCGCGGCGGCCGCGGAGGCCCAGCTGCGCGAGCAGGACGGCGACGTCGACCGGGCCGTGCACGAGGTCATCGAGAACCACGTCCGGTACGCCGGGGCGCAGGGGTTCCTCACCAACCTCGGCGGCGTGGTGACCGCCGCGGTGGCGATCCCCGCCAACATCACCGGGCTGGCGCTCGTGCAGTGCCGGATGATCGCCGGGATCGCCCACCTGCGCGGCTACGACCTCGACGACCCGCGGGTGCGCAACGCCGTGCTGGCCTGCCTGCTCGGCGCCGACCAGGTCGACGCGCTGCTGGACCGCGGCACCCTGCCCGCGCCCCCGATGGCGCTGGCCACCGCACCCGTGGCCGACCCGGCGCTGGACCGGCGGCTGGCCACCGAGGTCGGCTCGGACATCATCGCGCGGATGACCGGCAAGCGACTCGCCGTCGTCGTCGGGCGACGGGTGCCGGTCGTGGGCGGCGTCGTGGGCATGGGAGCCGACGGGTACGCCACCTGGCGCATCGGCCGCTACGCCGACCGCGAGCTCCTGCCGCGCGCCACGCGGTAG
- the aat gene encoding leucyl/phenylalanyl-tRNA--protein transferase translates to MPIEPPPTAWSFGDPRGYDELDDLVGVGADLRPGTLLAAYRRGLFPMPSGHRGDPAYWFCPVHRGVLPLDGLHVSRSLRRSLREFEIRVDTAFEAVVAACADPRRPQGWIDDEVRAAYTELHRLGWAHSVEAWQGDRLVGGLYGVAIGGLFAGESMFHRATDASKVCLVALVEMLRDEHAAKRVLDVQWRTDHLATLGVVEIDRATYLARLRVATGLPLPAAFAGC, encoded by the coding sequence ATGCCCATCGAGCCACCGCCCACGGCATGGTCCTTCGGGGATCCCCGTGGCTACGACGAGCTCGACGACCTGGTCGGTGTCGGGGCCGACCTGCGGCCGGGCACCCTGCTGGCGGCCTACCGGCGCGGGTTGTTCCCGATGCCCTCGGGCCACCGCGGTGACCCGGCGTACTGGTTCTGCCCGGTCCACCGCGGCGTGCTGCCCCTGGACGGCCTGCACGTCTCCCGGTCGCTGCGCCGCTCGCTGCGCGAGTTCGAGATCCGCGTCGACACCGCGTTCGAGGCGGTCGTGGCCGCCTGCGCCGACCCGCGCCGGCCGCAGGGCTGGATCGACGACGAGGTGCGGGCCGCCTACACCGAGCTGCACCGGCTGGGCTGGGCGCACTCGGTCGAGGCCTGGCAGGGCGACCGCCTGGTCGGGGGCCTGTACGGCGTGGCGATCGGTGGCCTCTTCGCGGGCGAGTCGATGTTCCACCGGGCGACCGACGCCTCCAAGGTGTGCCTCGTGGCGCTGGTGGAGATGCTGCGCGACGAGCACGCCGCCAAGCGGGTGCTGGACGTGCAGTGGCGCACCGACCACCTGGCCACGCTCGGTGTGGTCGAGATCGACCGGGCGACGTACCTCGCGCGGCTGCGCGTCGCCACCGGGCTGCCGCTGCCCGCGGCCTTCGCCGGCTGCTGA
- a CDS encoding DUF305 domain-containing protein has translation MRALLVATVLPLLLLTTLTACGDDATPQVLSDTEHSAQDVAFAGEMLQHHAQALAMVDLTLERRLEADVAALAEQIRDAQAPEIELMTDWLVAWDEPVPATVRDHSLAGHGDHSPSEAMAELEGRDGHEGHDTGSMPGMLTSAQLASLEEASDQEFTALWLELMIAHHEGAVEMAQAQQATGTFRPAVELAEEIERSQTVEIETMRGLLG, from the coding sequence GTGCGGGCCCTCCTCGTCGCGACGGTGCTGCCGTTGCTGCTCCTCACGACCCTGACCGCCTGCGGCGACGACGCCACCCCGCAGGTGCTCTCCGACACCGAGCACAGCGCCCAGGACGTGGCCTTCGCCGGCGAGATGCTGCAGCACCACGCCCAGGCGCTCGCCATGGTCGACCTGACCCTCGAGCGCCGGCTCGAGGCGGACGTCGCCGCGCTGGCCGAGCAGATCCGGGACGCGCAGGCGCCCGAGATCGAGCTGATGACCGACTGGCTGGTCGCGTGGGACGAGCCGGTGCCGGCCACGGTGCGCGATCACAGCCTCGCCGGGCACGGCGACCACTCCCCCTCCGAGGCGATGGCCGAGCTCGAGGGGAGGGACGGCCACGAGGGTCACGACACGGGCTCGATGCCCGGCATGCTCACCTCCGCACAGCTGGCCTCGCTGGAGGAGGCGTCGGACCAGGAGTTCACGGCGCTGTGGCTGGAGCTGATGATCGCCCACCACGAGGGCGCCGTGGAGATGGCGCAGGCCCAGCAGGCCACCGGCACGTTCCGCCCGGCCGTGGAGCTGGCCGAGGAGATCGAGCGGTCCCAGACCGTCGAGATCGAGACGATGCGGGGCCTGCTGGGCTGA